One region of Pogona vitticeps strain Pit_001003342236 chromosome 1, PviZW2.1, whole genome shotgun sequence genomic DNA includes:
- the CDHR5 gene encoding cadherin-related family member 5 → MALLIRFCTCMLLLLVSVLQAQGQHEDCSVVNNNPSIKENNDPGVVVTNITTAAGITVTIDPTMDYKWFEINGSQLILKDSVDYENTTVLIVQLNCWSVDMGTTVNNLIVVLTIENVNDNVPVFKETNITVHISEDTKVNTVVVPQANVTATDADGDIIFYNLTGNTTELEYFNIQGINNPQIVLYKALDYETINFMEFILYAMDGNNSATALHTATAEITIHILQADRRPPWFQPCTLTVGHIVCINHGYTGKVNISERMTEPVILKPGPLYAIDGDRDLNATIVYDIVDGNENNTFFISKYTGNITMNKTVDILKTFTLYVVASQENNPFRYSQTTVEIEVVHRNYHKPYFNTSYSGTISVQSPVSSIVMEAGNPSVPIMIFAVDEDFPPHGFNPDIQYKIQNSSAFRVTSDGFLLTTEVLKVASTVMLWAIAEDKVTLEEASTVIAVDVTPLAAATTPATTTSTTTTATITSSISSTTAFSANKGTGTTTSRPSSSSSSLPPGINSTLPIASSGSTKSTTPLTVTTKTADIMGTTGKPLTVTSGSVISPFITTMKLPIITVNTSQPQTTTSPITGISQLPPVVKPTTGTIKSTAQPSQSGTTNSSSTIVSGTASGTAHSTSLSSSETRTTKSPIPTTSRNTQSTAQTFQSGTTRPSTIGLSTTSSRTVSFTSLSSSETRTTKSPIPTTSRNTKSTAQTFQSGTTRPSTTGLSTTPSRTVSFTSLSSSEIQTTKSPTPDENPTTSHKTQSTVGTNQNETSSITGGTVPYDEYVRNMAALGGTLGSLLVIAVVLLGVISYKYYKMKHTPGEDNSKSVQGFSNAMFGHDEKLNSDRKDDKLPLSAKVAGDNPGPPSPPEDPEESSHTSSAPEAIAETEEENEGLDNEKEVRSILTKERRVADDGYKAVWFKKDIDPEAKDDVVVIDEDSEVEQRRNESDSDNADDRDGSGDDDDDDEDNDSGRGGSDVSVVMGRAQLPETINDVLEDGEASDIYF, encoded by the exons ATGGCTCTTTTAATTCGCTTTTGTACCTGTATGCTCCTCCTCTTGGTGTCAGTACTTCAAGCTCAGGGTCAACATGAAG ACTGTTCTGTGGTGAATAACAACCCTAGTATAAAGGAAAACAATGATCCTGGAGTTGTGGTTACCAACATTACAACAGCTGCTGGTATTACAGTGACAATTGACCCAACAATGGACTACAAATGGTTTGAGATAAATGGCTCACAACTTATCCTGAAAGATTCAGTGGATTATGAG AATACAACTGTACTTATTGTGCAACTGAATTGCTGGAGTGTAGATATGGGAACGACC GTAAATAATCTGATTGTTGTGTTGACAATTGAAAATGTGAATGATAATGTTCCTGTCTTTAAGGAAACAAACATTACAGTCCATATTAGTGAG GATACAAAAGTGAACACAGTTGTCGTGCCCCAAGCTAATGTTACTGCCACTGATGCTGATGGAGACATCATATTTTATAATCTTACTGGAAATACTACG GAACTGGAATATTTCAATATACAAGGAATTAATAACCCACAAATTGTCTTGTACAAAGCGCTGGATTATGAAACAATTAATTTCATGGAGTTTATCTTATATGCCATG GATGGGAATAATAGTGCAACGGCTTTGCACACAGCCACTGCAGAAATAACTATACACATCCTACAAGCCGATCGCAGGCCTCCTTGGTTTCAGCCGTGCACTCTCACCGTTGGCCACATAGTGTGTATCAACCACGGCTACACTGGCAAGGTCAACATCTCAGAGAGAATG ACTGAACCTGTGATCTTGAAGCCAGGACCTCTCTATGCTATTGATGGAGACAGAGATCTGAATGCAACAATAGTCTACGATATTGTTGATG GAAATGAAAACAATACATTCTTCATCAGCAAATATACCGGAAACATAACAATGAATAAGACTGTTGACATTCTGAAGACATTCACATTGTATGTTGTG GCATCCCAAGAAAACAATCCATTTAGATATTCTCAAACTACAGTGGAAATTGAGGTTGTGCATAGAAATTATCATAAACCCTACTTCAACACTAGTTACTCGGGAACAATATCTGTGCAGTCACCTGTTTCCAGTATAGTCATGGAGGCTGGCAATCCTTCAGTACCCATCATGATCTTTGCAGTTGATGAAGACTTCCCACCTCAT gGGTTCAATCCTGACAtccaatacaaaatacaaaacagctcTGCTTTCAGAGTCACTTCAGATGGATTTCTCCTGACCACTGAAGTTCTGAAGGTAGCTTCCACTGTCATGCTTTGG GCTATTGCTGAAGATAAAGTGACTCTGGAAGAGGCAAGCACAGTGATCGCTGTTGATGTCACACCTTTGGCAG CTGCTACCACTCCAGCTACCACAACAtcaaccaccaccactgccaccatcacctcctccatctcctccacTACTGCCTTCTCTGCCAACAAAGGGACAGGGACAACTACTTCAAGGCCTTCAAGTTCATCCTCCAGTTTACCACCTGGGATAAACAGTACGCTGCCTATAGCTTCTTCTGGGTCTACAAAGTCCACAACACCTCTTACAGTTACAACCAAAACTGCAGACATTATGGGAACTACAGGGAAGCCTTTGACAGTTACATCTGGCTCAGTTATCTCTCCATTTATAACTACTATGAAACTTCCCATCATCACAGTTAACACATCACAACCTCAGACAACCACTTCTCCCATAACAGGTATAAGCCAACTACCACCAGTTGTGAAGCCAACCACTGGGACTATTAAGTCTACTGCTCAGCCTTCTCAATCTGGAACCACCAACTCTTCTTCAACAATTGTATCTGGGACAGCAAGTGGAACTGCTCATTCTACTTCACTGTCTTCTTCTGAAACTCGAACCACCAAATCTCCCATACCAACTACAAGTCGTAATACGCAGTCTACAGCTCAGACATTTCAGTCTGGAACCACTAGGCCTTCCACAATAGGTTTATCTACGACATCCAGTAGAACTGTCTCTTTTACTTCACTGTCTTCTTCTGAAACTCGAACCACCAAATCTCCCATACCAACTACAAGTCGTAATACAAAGTCTACTGCTCAGACATTTCAGTCTGGAACCACTAGGCCTTCCACAACAGGTTTATCTACGACACCCAGTAGAACTGTCTCCTTTACTTCActgtcttcttctgaaattcaaaCCACGAAATCTCCCACACCAGATGAAAATCCAACTACAAGTCATAAAACACAGTCTACTGTTGGGACAAATCAGAATGAGACATCTTCCATAACAG GTGGCACTGTTCCATATGATGAATATGTGAGAAACATGGCTGCTCTGGGTGGAACTTTGGGGAGTTTACTGGTCATTGCCGTCGTGCTGCTTGGAGTGATTTCCTACAAGTACTACAAAATGAAGCATACACCTGGAGAAGACAACAGCAAA TCTGTGCAAGGCTTTTCCAATGCCATGTTTGGACATGATGAAAAACTGAACTCAGACAGAAAAGACGACAAGCTGCCTCTGAGTGCTAAGGTGGCGGGTGACAACCCGGGACCCCCATCTCCTCCAGAGGACCCAGAAGAAAGCAGCCACACCTCAAGTGCTCCTGAAGCCATTGCGGAGACTGAAGAAGAGAACGAGGGCCTGGATAATGAAAAAGAAGTGAGGTCCATCCTCACAAAGGAGAGGCGGGTGGCGGATGATGGCTACAAGGCAGTCTGGTTTAAAAAAGACATCGACCCAGAAGCTAAAGATGATGTTGTGGTGATTGATGAAGACAGTGAGGTAGAACAGAGGAGGAATGAGAGTGACAGTGACAACGCTGACGACAGGGATggtagtggtgatgatgatgatgatgatgaagataacGATAGTGGCAGAGGTGGCAGCGATGTGTCCGTTGTAATGGGAAGAGCTCAGCTGCCAGAAACCATCAACGACGTTCTAGAAGACGGAGAAGCAAGTGACATTTATTTCTAA